In Bombus huntii isolate Logan2020A chromosome 3, iyBomHunt1.1, whole genome shotgun sequence, a single genomic region encodes these proteins:
- the LOC126864304 gene encoding serine-arginine protein 55 isoform X11: MSTRVFVGGLTYRVRERDLEKFFRKYGRIKEVAMKNGFAFVEFDDYRDADDAVYELNGKELLGERITVERARGTPRGSDQWRYGDSRGGYGDSRRSARDDMRHDRDSVNRNTRTASSYKQSLPRYGPPTRTEYRLTVENLSSRVSWQDLKDYMRQAGEVTYADAHKQRRNEGVVEFATYSDLKNAIDKLDDTELNGRRIRLIEDKRRGRRSRSSSSRSRSRSRSRSRRRSRSRSRSRRSSRSRSRRSSRSKSRAHTKSKSKSKSKSPERSRTRSKSKSRDRSKSKSKSKSKSRSRSRSKAERSKSRSQSKSKAKSPSKDRSSRERSRGDRSRSRSGSKHSKSRSRSRSPMNGDKSPESNKQKAD, from the exons ATGAGCACCCGAGTATTCGTTGGCGGATTAACATACCGGGTGAGAGAGCGCGACCTTGAGAAGTTCTTCCGGAAATATGGTAGAATCAAGGAGGTCGCTATGAAGAATGGATTTGCCTTTGTG GAGTTTGATGACTATAGGGATGCAGATGATGCAGTCTATGAGCTCAATGGAAAGGAGCTTCTAGGAGAAAg AATTACTGTAGAGAGGGCCAGGGGGACACCTAGGGGTAGTGACCAGTGGCGCTATGGTGACTCCCGTGGTGGTTATGGGGACTCGAGGCGATCTGC CCGAGACGATATGCGGCACGACAG AGATAGTGTGAACAGAAACACGAGGACTGCATCTAGCTACAAGCAATCATTGCCCAG ATACGGACCACCAACACGCACCGAATACCGGCTCACTGTGGAGAATCTCTCGAGTCGCGTTAGCTGGCAG GATTTGAAGGATTATATGAGACAAGCTGGCGAAGTGACATATGCAGATGCACACAAACAGCGCAGGAATGAAGG GGTTGTAGAGTTTGCAACATATTCTGACTTGAAGAACGCCATCGACAAATTGGACGATACAGAACTAAATGGACGTAGAATCAGACTTATCGAAGATAAAAGACGTGGTCGTCGCTCAAGATCCTCGAGTTCGAGATCAAGATCACGGTCACGATCTCGATCTCGTCGCCGATCCCGCTCCCGCTCAAG GAGTCGTCGCAGTTCTCGTAGTCGTAGCCGTCGCAGCAGCCGTTCCAAATCAAGGGCACATACTAAATCAAAATCAAAGTCCAAATCCAAATCTCCCGAACGTAGCCGCACCCGATCTAAATCCAA ATCAAGAGACCGCTCAAAGTCGAAATCTAAGTCAAAGTCCAAATCCAGATCTCGTTCTAGGTCCAAGGCTGAGAGGTCAAAGTCCAGGTCGCAGTCCAAATCCAAAGCCAAGTCTCCTTCGAA AGATAGATCTAGTCGCGAAAGATCAAGAGGCGACAGATCAAGATCTCGATCAGGCAGCAAACATAGCAAAAGCCGTAGCCGTTCTCGATCACCAATGAATGGCGACAAATCACCAGAAAGTAATAAACAGAAAGCTGATTAA
- the LOC126864304 gene encoding serine-arginine protein 55 isoform X20 — MVGTRVYVGGLPYGTRERDLERFFRGYGRFRDVLIKNGYGFVEFDDYRDADDAVYELNGKELLGERITVERARGTPRGSDQWRYGDSRGGYGDSRRSARDDMRHDRDSVNRNTRTASSYKQSLPRYGPPTRTEYRLTVENLSSRVSWQDLKDYMRQAGEVTYADAHKQRRNEGVVEFATYSDLKNAIDKLDDTELNGRRIRLIEDKRRGRRSRSSSSRSRSRSRSRSRRRSRSRSRSRRSSRSRSRRSSRSKSRAHTKSKSKSKSKSPERSRTRSKSKDRSSRERSRGDRSRSRSGSKHSKSRSRSRSPMNGDKSPESNKQKAD, encoded by the exons ATGGTAGGGACAAGGGTCTATGTCGGTGGGCTTCCATACGGCACCAGGGAAAGAGACCTTGAGAGATTTTTCAGAGGCTACGGTCGATTCCGTGATGTCCTCATCAAGAACGGTTACGGCTTTGTT GAGTTTGATGACTATAGGGATGCAGATGATGCAGTCTATGAGCTCAATGGAAAGGAGCTTCTAGGAGAAAg AATTACTGTAGAGAGGGCCAGGGGGACACCTAGGGGTAGTGACCAGTGGCGCTATGGTGACTCCCGTGGTGGTTATGGGGACTCGAGGCGATCTGC CCGAGACGATATGCGGCACGACAG AGATAGTGTGAACAGAAACACGAGGACTGCATCTAGCTACAAGCAATCATTGCCCAG ATACGGACCACCAACACGCACCGAATACCGGCTCACTGTGGAGAATCTCTCGAGTCGCGTTAGCTGGCAG GATTTGAAGGATTATATGAGACAAGCTGGCGAAGTGACATATGCAGATGCACACAAACAGCGCAGGAATGAAGG GGTTGTAGAGTTTGCAACATATTCTGACTTGAAGAACGCCATCGACAAATTGGACGATACAGAACTAAATGGACGTAGAATCAGACTTATCGAAGATAAAAGACGTGGTCGTCGCTCAAGATCCTCGAGTTCGAGATCAAGATCACGGTCACGATCTCGATCTCGTCGCCGATCCCGCTCCCGCTCAAG GAGTCGTCGCAGTTCTCGTAGTCGTAGCCGTCGCAGCAGCCGTTCCAAATCAAGGGCACATACTAAATCAAAATCAAAGTCCAAATCCAAATCTCCCGAACGTAGCCGCACCCGATCTAAATCCAA AGATAGATCTAGTCGCGAAAGATCAAGAGGCGACAGATCAAGATCTCGATCAGGCAGCAAACATAGCAAAAGCCGTAGCCGTTCTCGATCACCAATGAATGGCGACAAATCACCAGAAAGTAATAAACAGAAAGCTGATTAA